Within Quadrisphaera sp. DSM 44207, the genomic segment GCCAGCCCGAGGGCGAGGTTGAGGCACTGGACGGCGGCGCCCGCGGTGCCCTTGGTGAGGTTGTCCACGGCGGCGACGACGACGACGCGCCCGGCGTGCTCGTCCACCGCCACCTGCAGGGCGACCGCGTTGGCGCCGAGGACGTCGGCCGTGCGCGGCCACCGCCCCTCGGGCAGCAGGTGCACGAACGGCTCGTCGGCGTAGCAGCGCTGCCAGGCCTCGCGCACCGCCGCGTGGCTGCCGGCAGCGCCGGTGCCGGTGGCCGTGCCGCCGCCGCTGCCGCGCAGCCGCGCGGTGCACGTGGCGAGGATGCCGCGCGGCATGGGCGCGAGGGTCGGGGTGAAGCTGACGCGCACCGCCTCCCCCGCGGCGGCGGAGAGGTTCTGCTCCACCTCCGGGGTGTGGCGGTGGCCGCCGCCGACGCCGTAGGCGGACATCGAGCCCATGACCTCCGCGCCGAGCAGGGAGGTCGCGGTCTTGCGCCCGGCGCCGGAGGTGCCGCTGGCGGCGACCACGACGACGTCGTCGGGCTCGAGCAGGCCGGCGGCGAAGCCGGGCGCGAGGGCGAGGGAGACGGCAGTGGGGTAGCAGCCGGGCACCGCGACCCGGCGGGCGCCGCGCAGGGCGTCGCGCCCGCGCCCGCCGCCGGCCAGGGGCAGCTCCGGCAGCCCGTAGGGCCAGGTGCCGGCGTGCTCGGTGCCGTAGAAGGCGCTCCAGGCGCCGGCGTCGGCGAGGCGGAAGTCCGCTCCGGCGTCGAGGACGACGACGTCGTCCGGCAGCTGCGCGACGAGGGCCGCGGAGGCGCCGTGGGGCAGGGCGAGTACGACCGCGTCGGCCCCGGCGAGCGCCTCGGGGGTCGTCGCCTCGAGCCGGCGGTCGGCCAGGGGCAGCAGGTGCGGGTGGTGCTCGCCGAGCCGGTCCCCGGCGCTGGACCCGGCGGTCAGGGCGCCGACCTCGACCTCGGGGTGGGCGAGCAGCAGGCGCAGCGCCTCACCGCCCGCGTAGCCGCTGGCCCCCGCGACCGCCACCGTCACCATGCTGCATGACCATACATGGCGCTGCATGAAGCACCACTCGGGGGCCTGGCGGCCCGGTCGGCGCCGCGGCCCCGCTCAGGCGAGCGGGTCGTCGGGGCCGTAGGGGAGCAGGCCCAGGGTGCGGGCGCGCTCGGGCAGCCCGGCCGCGGCGCGCTCGCGCAGCGCCGGGGCGGTGTCGACCCCGGCGCGCAGCATCCGGCCCGACCAGGGGTCGAGCTGGCCGCGGGCCATCGCGACGACGAGCGCGACGACGTCCTCGGGCTCGGTCCACTCGGTGCGGCCCTCGTGCACCGGCATGGCCGCCGTCATCGGGGTGCGCACCACGCCGGGTGCGAGCTCGAAGGCGCGCAGGCCGCGCTCGTACCCGGCGGCGTGCAGCGCGCCGCCGACGCGGAACAGCCCGGCCTTCGCGGCGCCGTAGGCGGAGTACAGCGCGTTGTCCTTGACCCCGGCGCCGGAGTTGAGGTCGACCACCCGCCCGCCGCCGCGCTCGAGCATGCCGGGCACGACGGCGCGGGCGCAGTGGAACGGCCCGAGCAGGTCGGCCTCGACGACCGTGCGCCACTGCTGCGGGTCGGCCTCCCAGAGGGGGACCTCCTCGGCCTCGATCACCCCGGCGCTGCTGACGAGCAGGTCGATCGGGCCGAGGGCGGCCTCGGCCCGATCGACGGCGGCGCGCACCTGCTCGACGTCCGTGACGTCGGCGGTCACCACCGCGCACCGGGCGCCGGCGCCCTCGACGTCCGCGGCGGTGGCCGCCAGCCGCTCGGCGTCCCGGCCGTGCACCGCCACCGCGAGCCCGGCGCGGGCGAGTCCTGCGGCGATGATGCGGCCGAGACCGCTGGAGGCCCCGGTGACCAGGGCGGTGCGGGCGGGCGGCGGCGCGCTCATCGCAGGGACCCTAGCGAGGAGCCAGGACCGCGAGCGCGGACAGGCGGGCGGCCTCGGCCATCCGGTCGTCGTGGGTGACGACGGCCCCCAGCTCCTCGCCGAGCTCGAGCGCGGTGGCGACGTGGATCGCGTCCGGCGGCCGCGGTCCGTGCGGGCCGTCGCGGGCCTGTCCGCGAGGACGCGGCGCAGGGCGGGGGCCTCCGCCTCCGGCAGGACGAGCTCCACGAGGGCCGAGGTGTCGAGGGAGAGCATCAGCAGCGCTCGTCGGCGCGCACCTCGGCCAGGACCTCGCTCAGCGTCGGCCCCTCCCGAGCGGGAGCGGGTTCGACGTCCGGGAGGTCGCCCGTGGCCTCGACGAGCCGCCCCTGCGCCCGCAACCGCTCCACCGCGGACTCCCTGACCGGCGTCAGGTGCGCAGCACCGCGCCGGTGCGACGGGCGGCCTCGGCGACCGCGGCCTCGCGCACGGCCGCGGTGTCGGCGGCCGTCAGGGTGCGGTCCGGGGCGCGCAGGCGCAGGGAGAAGGCCAGCGACTTCGAGCCCTCGGGCACCGGCGGGCCCGTGTAGACGTCGAAGGCGCGCACCTCCTCCACCAGCTCCGCGCGCCCGGCCGCGCCGATGCCCGCGAGCAGCGCGGAGCGCACCTCCTCGGCGGGCACGGCGGCGTCGACGACGAGCGCGAGGTCCTCCTTGGCGGGCGGGAACGCCGACAGGCGCGGCGCCGGCACCGCCTCCGGAGCGGCCGCGACGAGGGCGTCGAGGTCGAGCTCGAACGCCACCGTCCGCGGCGGCAGCTCCAGGGCCGCCACGACCGCCGGGTGCAGCTCCCCGGCGTGCCCGGCCGGGGTGCCGTCGGGCAGGGACAGCGCCGCGCACCGGCCGGGGTGCCAGGGGGCGTGGACGTCGGCGCGCACCGACAGCGGCACGCGCAGCACCTCGGCGACCCGCAGCGCCGCGGCGAGGGCGTCGGTGGAGTCCGCGGCCCGGCCGGGCCCCCACCACCCGGCGCGCTCGGCCCGCCCGCTGAGCACCCCGGCCACCC encodes:
- a CDS encoding SDR family NAD(P)-dependent oxidoreductase; amino-acid sequence: MSAPPPARTALVTGASSGLGRIIAAGLARAGLAVAVHGRDAERLAATAADVEGAGARCAVVTADVTDVEQVRAAVDRAEAALGPIDLLVSSAGVIEAEEVPLWEADPQQWRTVVEADLLGPFHCARAVVPGMLERGGGRVVDLNSGAGVKDNALYSAYGAAKAGLFRVGGALHAAGYERGLRAFELAPGVVRTPMTAAMPVHEGRTEWTEPEDVVALVVAMARGQLDPWSGRMLRAGVDTAPALRERAAAGLPERARTLGLLPYGPDDPLA
- the argC gene encoding N-acetyl-gamma-glutamyl-phosphate reductase, with product MVTVAVAGASGYAGGEALRLLLAHPEVEVGALTAGSSAGDRLGEHHPHLLPLADRRLEATTPEALAGADAVVLALPHGASAALVAQLPDDVVVLDAGADFRLADAGAWSAFYGTEHAGTWPYGLPELPLAGGGRGRDALRGARRVAVPGCYPTAVSLALAPGFAAGLLEPDDVVVVAASGTSGAGRKTATSLLGAEVMGSMSAYGVGGGHRHTPEVEQNLSAAAGEAVRVSFTPTLAPMPRGILATCTARLRGSGGGTATGTGAAGSHAAVREAWQRCYADEPFVHLLPEGRWPRTADVLGANAVALQVAVDEHAGRVVVVAAVDNLTKGTAGAAVQCLNLALGLAETTGLPVAGVAP